A window of the Rhodoferax sp. GW822-FHT02A01 genome harbors these coding sequences:
- a CDS encoding iron-containing alcohol dehydrogenase — protein sequence MDNFSFYNPTKVEFGKGKEQLIGAILSAHGIKKVLLTYGSERIKNDGLFASIAKSLNKEGIAFVECGGIVSNPVISKVREAILLAREQKVEAVLSVGGGSVLDSSKAIAAGTLYQGEVWDLFIGKGQIETALPVFAILTLAATGSEMNSGAVVTNEATKEKFAINSVHTFPKVSIVNPALMQTVSRDYLVYSAADIIAHSIEGYFTATVQPKIQSRLIESVITTVMETTNALLANPADYDARAEFAWAATLALNGITYAGTAGFSYPNHMIEHSLSALFNVPHGAGLSVVMPAWMKWYHGRNAAQFDRFAQQIFGLATAEQGIAALEKWFDKIGTPTRLSQLRITEADLPAILDNLRGNAQWFGLAETYTPEVLTEILKRAL from the coding sequence ATGGACAACTTCAGCTTTTACAACCCAACCAAGGTCGAATTCGGCAAGGGCAAGGAACAACTGATTGGCGCAATCCTCTCTGCGCATGGCATCAAGAAAGTGCTGCTGACGTACGGCAGCGAGCGCATCAAGAACGACGGGCTGTTCGCCAGCATCGCGAAGAGCCTCAACAAAGAAGGCATCGCCTTCGTCGAATGCGGCGGAATTGTCAGCAATCCGGTGATCTCCAAGGTGCGCGAGGCGATCCTCCTGGCGCGCGAACAAAAAGTGGAAGCCGTGTTGAGTGTGGGCGGAGGCTCTGTGCTCGACAGCTCCAAAGCCATTGCCGCTGGCACCCTATATCAGGGCGAGGTGTGGGACTTGTTTATCGGAAAGGGTCAGATCGAAACTGCATTGCCCGTCTTTGCGATTCTCACACTGGCAGCCACAGGCAGCGAGATGAATTCGGGCGCAGTCGTCACAAACGAAGCGACCAAAGAAAAGTTTGCGATCAACTCGGTGCATACCTTCCCCAAGGTCTCGATCGTCAATCCGGCACTGATGCAGACCGTTTCGCGGGACTACCTCGTGTATTCCGCCGCAGATATCATCGCCCATTCGATCGAGGGCTACTTCACCGCCACGGTGCAGCCGAAGATCCAGTCCCGTCTGATCGAGTCCGTCATTACTACGGTGATGGAGACAACGAATGCGCTGTTGGCAAATCCAGCCGACTACGACGCCCGCGCTGAGTTCGCCTGGGCCGCGACGTTGGCGCTTAACGGCATTACCTATGCCGGAACGGCAGGCTTTAGCTACCCCAACCACATGATTGAACACTCGCTTTCCGCACTGTTCAACGTCCCGCATGGTGCTGGTCTTTCTGTAGTGATGCCGGCCTGGATGAAGTGGTACCACGGACGCAACGCGGCACAGTTCGACCGCTTTGCACAGCAAATCTTCGGACTTGCAACGGCAGAGCAGGGCATCGCCGCGCTGGAGAAGTGGTTCGACAAGATCGGCACGCCCACGCGACTGTCCCAACTGCGCATCACCGAAGCAGATTTGCCGGCCATCCTCGACAACCTGCGCGGCAATGCGCAGTGGTTCGGCCTGGCCGAGACCTACACGCCCGAAGTGCTGACCGAAATTTTGAAACGCGCCCTGTGA